From Alligator mississippiensis isolate rAllMis1 chromosome 9, rAllMis1, whole genome shotgun sequence, one genomic window encodes:
- the LOC132252459 gene encoding protocadherin gamma-A10-like, translating into MASSGAQGLRRCAGRAVLCCVVLTVCGAAAAGQIRYSIPEEMQKGSFVGNIAQDLGLEAKALSERGVRVISRGRTQYFALNVKSGHLITAERLDREQLCGRAEKCLLNCEVIVEHDMKMYGVEVEITDINDNAPSFQTGEMELKVSETTAPGSRFPLHNAQDPDVGRNSLQSYKLSSNEHFSLQIQTASEGVNPPELVLEKPLDREEQATHDLILTATDGGDPVRSGTARIHVVVLDANDNAPVFSQPLYRVSVRENVPVGTTVATVKATDLDEGINGHVIYSLQFKDQASQVFQLDSRTGDITVFRNLDYEESTLYEMEVRAHDGGGLLNRAKVVISVSDVNDNIPEIRITSLLSSVPEDSPPGTVIALLIVQDQDSGENGAVTCTIPDHVPFRLQKSVDNYYSLVTARDLDREQVADYNVTVTARDRGAPPLWSATTIAVQVSDVNDNAPAFSQAAYSVWVSENNARGASVFCARAADADWGDNARVTYWLAEGELQGAPLSSWLSVQAESGAVHALRALDYEQVREIRFAVEARDGGSPPLRSSASVTLLVLDQNDNRPEILYPAAPRDGSTGVELAPRSAEPGYLVTKVVAVDADAGQNAWLSYELLKASEPGLFALGVHTGEIRTARALGDRDALKHRLVVGVRDNGQPPLSASVTLTVAVADSIPELLADLGSLAAPAAEAQASLTLYLVVAVAAVSCLFLAFLIVLLGLRLRRWRQAQLLGSAGGALAGVPVSHFAGIDGVRAFLHSYSQDVSLTAGSRKSQWSFGPPSSAGTLARPPAGQGKEPAPVGKDSKVCEADQAALQVSRRFCILLPLFTFWCFCLSDHC; encoded by the coding sequence ATGGCCAGTTCCGGAGCACAAGGGCTGCGGCGCTGCGCAGGGCGAGCCGTGCTGTGCTGCGTGGTGCTGACCGTGTGCGGGGCCGCTGCGGCCGGGCAGATTCGCTACTCGATCCCCGAGGAAATGCAGAAAGGCTCCTTCGTGGGGAACATCGCGCAGGAcctggggctggaggccaagGCGCTGTCGGAGCGCGGCGTGCGCGTGATTTCCAGAGGTAGGACGCAGTATTTCGCTTTGAATGTAAAGAGCGGCCATTTAATCACGGCGGAGCGGCTagacagggagcagctgtgcGGCCGGGCTGAGAAGTGTCTCCTGAACTGCGAGGTTATAGTGGAGCATGACATGAAGATGTATGGAGTGGAAGTCGAAATCACAGATATAAACGACAACGCTCCGAGCTTCCAAACAGGGGAAATGGAGCTAAAAGTCAGTGAGACAACAGCCCCAGGATCCCGGTTCCCCTTGCATAATGCGCAGGATCCTGATGTGGGTAGGAATTCGCTTCAGAGCTACAAACTGAGCAGTAACGAACATTTTTCTCTGCAAATACAAACTGCATCTGAGGGTGTTAACCCCCCCGAATTAGTGCTCGAGAAGCCCCTGGACCGGGAAGAGCAGGCTACTCACGACCTCATCCTCACCGCCACTGACGGCGGAGATCCTGTCCGCTCCGGCACGGCGCGGATCCACGTGGTGGTGCTCGATGCCAATGACAACGCGCCCGTGTTCAGCCAGCCGCTCTACCGCGTGAGCGTGCGGGAGAACGTGCCCGTCGGGACCACGGTGGCTACAGTGAAGGCCACGGATCTGGACGAAGGTATTAACGGACACGTGATATACTCCTTGCAATTCAAAGACCAGGCTTCCCAAGTATTCCAACTGGACTCTAGGACCGGAGATATAACGGTCTTCAGGAACCTGGACTACGAGGAATCCACATTATATGAAATGGAGGTAAGGGCGCACGACGGCGGAGGCCTCTTGAACAGGGCGAAGGTCGTGATCTCTGTCAGCGACGTGAACGACAACATCCCCGAGATCAGgatcacctccctgctcagctccgtCCCCGAGGACTCCCCGCCGGGAACCGTGATCGCCCTCTTGATCGTGCAGGACCAGGACTCAGGAGAGAACGGCGCCGTCACATGCACCATCCCGGACCACGTCCCCTTCCGGCTGCAGAAATCCGTGGACAACTACTACAGCCTGGTGACGGCCAGGGACCTGGACCGGGAGCAGGTGGCGGATTACAACGTGACGGTCACGGCCCGGGACCGCGGGGCGCCGCCGCTGTGGTCCGCCACGACGATCGCCGTGCAGGTGTCGGACGTGAACGACAACGCGCCGGCCTTCAGCCAGGCGGCCTACAGCGTGTGGGTGAGCGAGAACAACGCCCGCGGCGCCTCGGTGTTCTGCGCGCGGGCGGCCGACGCGGACTGGGGCGACAACGCCCGGGTGACGTACTGGCTGGCGGAGGGCGAGCTGCAGGGCGCGCCGCTGTCGTCGTGGCTGTCGGTGCAGGCGGAGAGCGGCGCGGTGCATGCGCTGCGCGCCCTGGACTACGAGCAGGTGCGCGAGATCCGCTTCGCCGTGGAGGCGCGGGACGGCGGGTCGCCGCCGCTGCGCAGCAGCGCCTCGGTCACGCTGCTGGTGCTGGACCAGAACGACAACCGGCCCGAGATCCTGTACCCGGCGGCGCCCCGCGACGGCTCGACGGGCGTGGAGCTGGCGCCGCGCTCGGCCGAGCCGGGCTACCTGGTGACCAAGGTGGTGGCGGTGGACGCGGACGCGGGGCAGAACGCCTGGCTGTCGTACGAGCTGCTCAAGGCCAGCGAGCCGGGGCTCTTCGCGCTGGGCGTGCACACGGGCGAGATCCGCACGGCGCGCGCCCTGGGCGACAGGGACGCGCTCAAGCACCGCCTGGTGGTGGGCGTGCGGGACAACGGGCAGCCGCCGCTGTCGGCCAGCGTCACGCTCACGGTGGCCGTGGCCGACAGCATCCCCGAGCTGCTGGCCGACCTGGGCAGCCTGGCGGCGCCGGCGGCCGAGGCGCAGGCCAGCCTCACCTTGTACCTGGTGGTGGCCGTGGCCGCCGTGTCGTGCCTCTTCCTCGCCTTCCTCATCGTGCTGCTGGGCCTGCGGCTGCGCCGCTGGCGGCAGGCGCAGCTGCTGGGCTCGGCCGGCGGCGCCCTGGCCGGGGTGCCCGTCTCGCACTTCGCGGGCATCGACGGCGTCCGCGCTTTCCTGCACTCCTACTCCCAGGACGTGTCTCTCACGGCCGGCTCCAGGAAGAGCCAGTGGAGCTTCGGCCCGCCCAGCTCTGCCGGCACCCTGGCTCGGCCGCCGGCGGGACAGGGCAAGGAGCCTGCCCCGGTGGGTAAGGATTCAAAGGTGTGTGAGGCGGACCAGGCTGCGCTGCAGGTGAGCCGACGTTTTTGTATTCTGTTGCCCTTGTTTACATTCTGGTGTTTCTGTCTTTCGGATCATTGTTAG